A portion of the uncultured Draconibacterium sp. genome contains these proteins:
- a CDS encoding MFS transporter yields the protein MRIFNDLNPQESHTLKLHLFYSGIEGIAAGALLLTEFIFIKSLKGSNVQLAFLFQFNMVVFLFAMVANEILRRYTNRKVLLRSIAVISKLPLVGLAFFPDVSHQQGLPPIYHTLFLGIFLFYFITRIVVIPSVNQYLKGNYRHENFGRLFGYSVTIQKVAMLLSTFVAGLLLDINPNSYKVFYPIVGILAMVSVFQLTKIKFIQKEEIIDTPLWKSLHQSFIRIFQILKFNKSFRHLEMGFMIYGFAWMSTHAVITIFYERALHLNYSSVAFYKNAFNLVAIAFLPFFGKVIGKHDPRRFAIITFGSLLLFILFTALTEYYNGYTEVYGIKIYYMLMVAVVFNGLFMGSMPILWGIGSSYFCQPDEAADYQSVHLFLTGVRALLAPVIGIKLYEWAGFSYTYATGVVLLFFAILLMIWSEKRFPKTG from the coding sequence ATGCGAATTTTTAACGATTTAAACCCGCAGGAAAGCCATACCCTGAAGCTGCATTTGTTTTACAGCGGTATTGAAGGGATTGCTGCCGGAGCGCTGCTGCTCACGGAGTTTATCTTTATTAAGTCGCTTAAGGGAAGCAATGTACAGCTGGCATTTCTGTTTCAGTTTAACATGGTGGTATTTTTATTTGCCATGGTGGCCAACGAAATTTTGCGCCGTTATACCAACCGCAAGGTATTGTTACGCAGCATTGCCGTTATTTCAAAATTACCACTGGTTGGACTGGCCTTTTTCCCCGATGTGAGTCACCAGCAAGGACTGCCACCCATTTACCACACTCTTTTTCTCGGCATATTTCTCTTCTATTTTATTACACGTATCGTAGTTATTCCCTCCGTAAACCAATATTTAAAGGGCAACTACCGGCACGAGAATTTCGGGCGGCTGTTTGGCTACTCTGTTACCATACAAAAAGTGGCCATGTTGCTTTCTACTTTTGTCGCCGGATTATTGCTCGACATCAATCCGAATTCCTACAAAGTTTTTTACCCCATTGTTGGTATTCTGGCTATGGTATCTGTTTTCCAGCTTACCAAAATAAAGTTCATTCAAAAGGAAGAAATCATCGATACGCCCTTGTGGAAATCGCTGCACCAATCGTTTATACGGATTTTCCAGATTCTGAAATTCAACAAATCATTCCGGCACCTCGAAATGGGATTTATGATTTACGGTTTTGCATGGATGAGCACCCACGCTGTAATCACCATTTTTTACGAACGCGCCCTGCACTTAAACTATTCGAGTGTGGCCTTTTACAAAAATGCGTTTAACCTGGTTGCCATTGCCTTTCTTCCCTTTTTCGGAAAAGTAATTGGTAAACACGATCCACGCCGCTTTGCCATTATCACTTTTGGTTCGCTGCTGCTGTTTATTCTGTTTACTGCACTAACCGAGTACTACAACGGCTACACCGAAGTGTATGGCATAAAAATTTACTACATGCTAATGGTGGCTGTGGTTTTTAACGGATTGTTTATGGGAAGCATGCCCATTTTGTGGGGCATTGGCAGCTCGTACTTTTGTCAACCCGACGAAGCCGCCGACTACCAGAGTGTACACCTGTTTTTAACCGGAGTACGTGCGCTGCTGGCTCCTGTTATCGGAATAAAATTATACGAATGGGCAGGTTTTAGCTATACCTATGCCACAGGAGTTGTGCTGCTGTTTTTTGCTATTCTACTGATGATCTGGTCGGAGAAACGCTTTCCAAAGACAGGGTGA
- a CDS encoding N-formylglutamate amidohydrolase codes for MQQGFVDRLSFVSDTPLLRDIDQDPQRPDFNLGTDAFHTSPELANLAEQFFVERGFTVEINRPYAGTLVPMRWYNNDKRVQSLMLEVNRRLYLKPGTNEKCSNYKRVHGVVQEFLNHIRERFRQRP; via the coding sequence ATACAACAGGGCTTTGTTGATCGACTGTCATTCGTTTCCGATACGCCATTGTTGCGCGATATCGACCAGGATCCGCAGCGCCCCGATTTTAACCTGGGTACCGATGCTTTTCATACCTCGCCCGAACTGGCCAACCTTGCTGAACAGTTTTTTGTTGAACGCGGATTTACCGTTGAAATTAACCGCCCCTATGCCGGAACACTGGTGCCCATGCGCTGGTACAACAACGACAAACGCGTGCAATCGCTGATGCTGGAAGTAAACCGCCGACTCTACCTGAAACCCGGAACAAACGAAAAGTGCAGCAACTATAAACGGGTGCATGGGGTAGTGCAGGAATTTTTAAACCACATAAGGGAAAGGTTCAGGCAAAGGCCGTGA
- a CDS encoding ester cyclase, with protein MLESEKFRHLKEQERRDKKLIEHVYDELWNKRNSAVLYECLAPNVVYTSPGGSCKGIEEYKNMYEMYAAAFGEAQYEIQDMIISNDKVVTRVLFTCVHTGDLDGLPASGKKVKMQAISVCRVEHGKIAEEFELFDELGMMRQLGMELHMKEAVD; from the coding sequence ATGTTAGAATCCGAAAAGTTTAGACATTTAAAAGAACAGGAACGTAGAGACAAAAAGCTGATTGAGCACGTGTACGATGAGTTGTGGAACAAGCGTAACAGCGCTGTGCTGTATGAGTGTCTTGCACCCAATGTGGTGTATACATCGCCAGGTGGGAGCTGTAAGGGTATTGAAGAATACAAAAATATGTATGAGATGTATGCCGCAGCTTTTGGAGAAGCACAATACGAAATACAGGATATGATAATCAGCAATGATAAAGTAGTTACCCGTGTTTTGTTTACCTGTGTGCATACCGGCGATCTGGACGGACTTCCTGCCAGCGGTAAAAAAGTTAAAATGCAGGCGATATCCGTTTGCCGGGTTGAGCACGGTAAAATTGCAGAGGAATTTGAGCTGTTTGATGAACTGGGCATGATGCGGCAACTCGGTATGGAGCTGCACATGAAAGAAGCTGTGGATTAA
- a CDS encoding CIA30 family protein: MLVFIVIAFLQMNTGVLYDFSKTATLEDWYTVNDGVMGGRSTCSFLFNEQGNAVFQGQVSLENNGGFSSVHYRFTPLETTGYQYLALRVKGDGKRYQMRIKDRAGDNYSYIAYFTTSGEWQDIKVALKDMYPSFRGCTLDLPNFAGGKIQEFALLIGNKKEEAFSIEIDKILFLEE; encoded by the coding sequence ATGTTAGTATTCATCGTAATCGCTTTTTTACAAATGAACACCGGAGTATTGTACGATTTTAGCAAAACCGCCACACTCGAGGACTGGTATACCGTTAACGACGGAGTTATGGGTGGACGTTCTACCTGCTCATTTCTGTTCAACGAACAAGGCAATGCCGTTTTTCAGGGACAAGTTTCGCTCGAAAACAATGGCGGATTTTCATCGGTGCACTACCGTTTTACTCCGCTGGAAACTACGGGCTATCAATATCTGGCGCTGCGTGTAAAAGGCGATGGAAAACGTTACCAGATGCGCATTAAAGACCGGGCAGGCGACAACTACTCGTACATTGCCTATTTCACCACATCGGGAGAGTGGCAGGATATCAAAGTTGCTTTAAAAGATATGTATCCGTCATTCCGGGGATGCACCCTCGATCTGCCCAATTTTGCAGGAGGGAAAATTCAGGAGTTTGCCCTGCTAATCGGCAACAAAAAGGAAGAGGCTTTTAGCATTGAAATCGACAAAATCCTTTTTCTGGAGGAATAA
- a CDS encoding TetR family transcriptional regulator C-terminal domain-containing protein: MENKKTSAEIMSAYMNHRLEKGLRPASVYAFCRDLELEEAAFYKHYGSFEALEKAVFKAFFDQSMELLAQNKEYQRFDAKNKLIAFYYTFFEVLKANRSYVLLALNDAKDKLKVLASLSALKKGYGEYVDGLGIETPELPHEKIEKVKARSLRESAWAQLLFTLRFWLEDTSPDFEKTDVFIEKSVNTAFALLDATTLNSVFDLGKFLYQEKIMSN; this comes from the coding sequence ATGGAAAACAAGAAAACATCAGCCGAAATTATGTCGGCATACATGAATCACCGGCTCGAAAAAGGATTGCGTCCGGCAAGTGTATATGCTTTTTGCCGCGATCTGGAACTGGAAGAAGCCGCTTTCTATAAACATTACGGATCGTTTGAGGCACTGGAGAAAGCGGTGTTTAAAGCGTTCTTCGACCAAAGCATGGAGCTGCTCGCGCAGAACAAAGAATACCAGCGTTTTGATGCGAAGAACAAGCTGATTGCTTTTTACTATACCTTTTTCGAGGTACTGAAAGCTAACCGCAGTTATGTGTTGCTGGCGCTAAACGATGCCAAAGACAAACTAAAAGTACTGGCGTCGTTATCGGCTTTAAAAAAAGGCTATGGAGAATATGTCGATGGGCTGGGGATAGAAACACCTGAGCTGCCTCACGAAAAAATTGAAAAAGTAAAAGCACGCAGCCTGCGCGAATCGGCCTGGGCACAGCTGCTTTTTACACTACGGTTTTGGCTGGAGGACACATCGCCCGACTTTGAAAAGACCGATGTTTTTATCGAGAAATCGGTGAATACGGCTTTTGCCCTGCTCGATGCTACAACGCTTAACTCGGTTTTCGACCTGGGAAAATTTTTGTACCAAGAAAAAATAATGAGCAACTAA
- a CDS encoding PQQ-binding-like beta-propeller repeat protein: MQNRLILAVFTFILVSCSQQKSTNWPQYLGPDRNATISEEGILREWPEAGPEKAWEFPLGPGFGGAAVYNGEVFVLDRIKGESDVLRCIDLETGAEKWNYTYKAEGELPYPGSRAVPVVDENYIWSVGPHGHFHCIDKSTHQPVWSHDLLADYGGELDNWGFSASPIVTGDLVIVAPQGEKAGVVAYNKRSGDVVWESRRLTGYRFHVSPILGNYGGIEQVIMTSSCVKGDGFTTDEVVAFEVKTGKELWSYKGFDSFACIAPPVAVDDTHLLLTSCAYKDVYEPVTILLEVNADGESFSLNELFRTEEAGCKMHPPVVIGEHIYLNNNHRVNEMACLNWQGERCWPQKSAPGFELGAIIMIDGMIINQNGKNGDLHLIDPTPDGYKEVGKASFFTMKGSQAWAPMAYADGKLLARDNEKLVCVELKES; the protein is encoded by the coding sequence ATGCAAAATCGACTTATTCTAGCCGTATTTACATTTATTTTAGTGAGCTGTTCGCAGCAAAAAAGTACCAACTGGCCGCAATACCTTGGCCCCGACAGAAATGCTACCATCAGCGAGGAAGGTATACTTCGCGAGTGGCCCGAAGCCGGCCCGGAAAAAGCCTGGGAGTTCCCGCTTGGCCCTGGTTTTGGCGGAGCAGCAGTATATAACGGCGAGGTGTTTGTCCTCGACCGTATAAAAGGCGAAAGCGATGTGTTGCGTTGCATCGACCTGGAAACAGGAGCCGAAAAATGGAACTATACCTACAAAGCAGAAGGCGAGTTGCCTTACCCGGGATCGCGGGCAGTACCGGTGGTTGACGAAAACTATATCTGGAGCGTAGGTCCGCACGGGCATTTTCATTGTATCGATAAAAGTACCCACCAGCCGGTTTGGTCGCACGATTTGTTAGCCGATTATGGCGGAGAACTGGATAACTGGGGATTTTCAGCATCGCCCATTGTTACCGGCGATTTGGTAATTGTGGCTCCGCAAGGCGAAAAAGCCGGGGTGGTGGCCTACAATAAACGCAGTGGAGACGTGGTTTGGGAGAGCCGCAGATTAACAGGCTACCGTTTTCATGTGTCGCCAATATTAGGCAACTATGGCGGTATTGAGCAGGTGATTATGACCAGCTCGTGTGTTAAAGGCGATGGATTTACCACCGACGAAGTAGTGGCCTTCGAAGTAAAAACCGGTAAAGAACTGTGGAGCTATAAAGGCTTCGATTCGTTTGCGTGTATTGCGCCACCGGTTGCGGTTGACGATACACATTTGCTCTTAACTTCGTGTGCTTATAAAGATGTTTACGAACCCGTTACCATTCTGCTGGAAGTAAATGCCGATGGCGAATCATTTAGCCTTAACGAACTTTTTCGGACTGAAGAAGCAGGATGTAAAATGCATCCTCCCGTAGTTATTGGCGAGCATATTTACCTGAACAACAACCACCGGGTAAACGAAATGGCCTGTTTAAACTGGCAGGGCGAACGTTGCTGGCCTCAAAAATCTGCACCTGGTTTCGAGTTGGGAGCCATCATTATGATCGACGGAATGATCATCAACCAAAACGGTAAAAATGGCGATCTGCACCTGATCGATCCTACACCCGACGGTTACAAAGAAGTGGGTAAAGCTTCGTTTTTCACCATGAAAGGTTCACAGGCATGGGCACCAATGGCCTATGCCGATGGCAAACTACTGGCCCGCGATAACGAAAAGCTGGTCTGTGTGGAGTTAAAGGAAAGCTAG
- a CDS encoding HNH endonuclease: MSQRKPWSKAELILAFNLYLKIPFGKFHHSNGDIIRLAELIGRTPSAVSMRLSNFASVDPYHQERGVKGLTGGIKQVQPIWDEFHENKEELVFESERILAEIQNTTIEEKYKKILDGTDNLKGKTKIREVKTRVNQKVFRDIVLANYQGSCTITGFANTDFLIASHIAPWARDVENRLNPQNGLLLNNLHDKAFENGYLAIDKNYKILICSEFRKSKDAFIQQYFSDYHNKEIKRPERFLPSLLLLEKHLDERFLG, from the coding sequence ATGTCGCAAAGAAAACCATGGTCAAAAGCTGAATTAATCTTAGCATTTAACTTATATCTGAAAATTCCATTTGGTAAATTTCATCACAGCAATGGTGATATAATTCGTCTCGCAGAATTGATTGGCAGAACGCCAAGTGCAGTGTCAATGCGCTTGAGTAATTTTGCAAGTGTCGATCCTTATCATCAAGAACGCGGAGTGAAAGGACTAACGGGTGGGATAAAGCAAGTTCAACCCATTTGGGATGAGTTTCACGAGAACAAGGAAGAACTTGTTTTCGAAAGTGAACGGATTTTAGCAGAAATCCAGAATACTACCATTGAAGAAAAGTACAAGAAGATTCTTGATGGCACAGATAATCTTAAAGGGAAAACGAAAATACGAGAGGTTAAAACCAGAGTAAATCAAAAAGTCTTTCGGGATATCGTTCTTGCAAATTATCAGGGCAGTTGCACTATAACTGGTTTTGCAAATACGGATTTTTTAATTGCAAGCCATATTGCTCCTTGGGCAAGAGATGTGGAGAACCGATTAAATCCTCAAAATGGATTACTCTTGAATAATTTACATGACAAGGCATTTGAAAATGGTTATTTAGCCATTGATAAAAATTACAAGATTTTAATATGTTCTGAATTTAGGAAATCGAAGGACGCATTTATTCAACAATATTTCTCCGATTATCACAATAAGGAAATCAAACGACCGGAGCGCTTTTTGCCCAGCCTACTCCTTTTGGAAAAACATTTGGATGAACGGTTTTTAGGATGA
- a CDS encoding NAD(P)-binding oxidoreductase, giving the protein MNILIVGASGATGRLLVKDLLDRGEKVTAVVRSTEKLSAVLHDKNLKVVEAPVLELSDNTMAELVRDCDAVVSCLGHNMTFKGMYGKPRRLVTDAVRRLCEAIAVNKPQRPVKFILMNTSGNQNRDLNEPLVSAEKIAISLLRALVPPVTDNIQAAEYLRTQIGQHHPFIEWTAVRPDGLIDEDSVSPYEIHPSPIRSAVLNPGKVSRINVARFMAELICDNDTWKRCKGQMPLIYSRETANN; this is encoded by the coding sequence ATGAACATTTTAATTGTTGGAGCAAGCGGGGCAACAGGGCGCCTGCTGGTAAAAGATTTATTGGATCGCGGCGAAAAAGTAACAGCCGTTGTGCGGTCGACAGAAAAACTGAGTGCGGTGCTGCACGATAAGAACCTGAAAGTAGTTGAAGCCCCGGTGCTGGAGCTTAGCGATAATACGATGGCCGAATTGGTTCGCGACTGCGATGCCGTAGTTTCATGTCTGGGGCACAACATGACCTTTAAAGGTATGTACGGAAAACCGCGTCGCCTGGTAACAGATGCTGTACGCCGGCTGTGTGAAGCCATTGCGGTGAATAAACCACAAAGGCCGGTGAAGTTTATATTAATGAATACTTCCGGCAATCAAAACCGCGATCTGAACGAGCCCCTTGTTTCGGCTGAGAAAATTGCGATTTCACTGCTACGTGCACTGGTGCCTCCTGTTACCGATAATATACAGGCCGCCGAATATCTCCGGACACAGATCGGGCAGCACCATCCGTTTATTGAATGGACAGCAGTACGCCCCGACGGCCTGATCGATGAGGACAGCGTGAGCCCCTACGAGATCCATCCTTCACCCATACGAAGTGCTGTCTTAAATCCCGGAAAAGTAAGCCGCATAAACGTTGCCCGTTTTATGGCCGAACTAATATGCGACAACGACACCTGGAAGCGCTGTAAAGGACAAATGCCGCTTATCTACAGCCGCGAAACAGCAAACAATTAG
- a CDS encoding tocopherol cyclase family protein yields the protein MRTIKQIKALFHPERYHGWRRTKRYFEGWYYKVISADEQEAFAFIPGIAMDDQGEQHTFIQVLDGKAQTAEYISFPADTFSAASGSFHVRIGENEFTGISIKLALNDYSGMLQFKNTVPWPNRWYSPGIMGPYTFVPFMECYHGIVSMDHELEGTIEIRGKSIDFSGGRGYIEKDWGHSFPSAYFWMQSNHFAQPGISFKASVAKIPWLRSSFVGFIAGLYVNGKLYQFTTYNGTKLLRSFANREQVELLMENKKYRLEVLAHRDHATELASPIAGFMDGRISESMTSTLEITLTDKKSGKVLFRDTGRNAALEVAGKISEIVVKGSL from the coding sequence ATGAGAACCATTAAACAAATAAAAGCACTGTTCCACCCCGAACGTTACCATGGCTGGAGGCGCACCAAACGATATTTCGAAGGGTGGTACTATAAAGTTATCTCAGCCGATGAGCAGGAGGCTTTTGCTTTTATCCCCGGAATAGCTATGGATGATCAGGGCGAACAGCATACTTTTATCCAGGTGCTCGATGGCAAAGCACAAACAGCTGAATATATTTCCTTTCCTGCCGATACCTTTTCTGCCGCTTCCGGTTCCTTTCATGTCCGCATTGGAGAGAATGAATTTACGGGCATCAGCATAAAGCTGGCACTCAACGATTATTCCGGAATGCTGCAGTTCAAAAACACGGTTCCCTGGCCCAACAGGTGGTACTCGCCGGGTATTATGGGGCCTTATACTTTTGTGCCTTTTATGGAGTGCTACCACGGAATCGTGAGTATGGATCATGAACTGGAAGGGACCATAGAAATCCGGGGGAAATCCATCGATTTTAGTGGCGGACGCGGTTACATCGAAAAAGACTGGGGCCACTCTTTTCCATCGGCGTATTTCTGGATGCAGTCGAACCACTTTGCGCAACCCGGCATTTCTTTTAAAGCGTCGGTGGCAAAAATACCATGGCTGCGAAGTTCTTTTGTGGGCTTTATTGCCGGTTTGTATGTTAACGGCAAGCTGTATCAGTTCACCACCTACAACGGCACCAAACTGCTACGGTCTTTTGCCAACAGGGAGCAGGTTGAATTGTTGATGGAAAACAAAAAATACCGCCTCGAAGTACTGGCACACCGCGATCATGCTACCGAACTGGCATCGCCTATTGCCGGCTTTATGGATGGTCGTATCAGCGAAAGCATGACTTCAACACTCGAAATTACACTCACCGACAAAAAAAGCGGCAAAGTTCTTTTCCGCGACACCGGTCGTAATGCAGCCCTCGAAGTAGCCGGAAAAATTAGTGAAATTGTGGTGAAGGGATCTCTCTAA
- a CDS encoding Lacal_2735 family protein produces the protein MLGLFKKDPVKALLKKHDKLTEEAFLLSRTNRRLSDQKYAEAEAVQQEIEALRSVG, from the coding sequence ATGTTAGGATTATTTAAAAAGGACCCTGTAAAGGCCTTACTCAAAAAACACGATAAGTTAACGGAAGAAGCTTTTTTATTGTCGCGTACTAACCGTCGTCTCTCCGATCAGAAATATGCAGAAGCAGAAGCCGTTCAGCAGGAAATTGAGGCTTTGAGAAGTGTGGGGTAG
- a CDS encoding AarF/UbiB family protein produces MKTIDRIPTSKIERATKIVQTGAKVGMNYLKYYGDKLSSTEEAAREKLNESNASDIYDGLKNLKGSALKVAQMLSMEKNIMPEAYIEKFSLSQFSVPPLSAALVVKTFQKYFGKAPAEIYDEFNPDAVHGASIGQVHKARKDGKDLAVKIQYPGVSESISSDLAMVKPMAMKLFNIRGKGSDVYFKEVEEKLLDETNYLLEVEQSLETIKQCSHIPNLRFPNYYQNLSTERFITMDWIDGQHLSEFAARNTDKTLANKLGQALWDFYMFQIHHLRKFHADPHPGNFLVSEQNELVALDFGCMKSIPDSFYIPYFELALPENRNNPEIFTAKLYELEILRKDDSDEEVAFFTEMFRRLLGLFTRPFESETFDFSDANFFKRLSDLGTEYSKNTELRNMNGNRGSRHFIYMNRTFFGLYNLMHMLKANKIVIDNYLPQANAGKVA; encoded by the coding sequence ATGAAAACCATCGACCGCATACCGACATCGAAGATAGAGCGTGCCACCAAAATTGTGCAAACGGGCGCTAAGGTGGGGATGAACTACCTGAAATACTATGGCGATAAGTTAAGCTCGACCGAAGAAGCCGCACGCGAGAAACTCAACGAATCGAATGCCAGTGATATTTACGACGGACTGAAAAACCTGAAGGGAAGTGCACTGAAAGTGGCGCAGATGCTGAGCATGGAAAAGAATATTATGCCCGAGGCGTACATCGAGAAGTTTTCGCTTTCGCAGTTCTCTGTTCCGCCGCTGTCGGCAGCGCTGGTGGTAAAAACCTTTCAGAAATATTTTGGTAAAGCACCGGCTGAAATTTACGATGAATTTAACCCCGATGCCGTGCATGGGGCCAGTATCGGGCAGGTACACAAAGCCCGCAAAGACGGAAAAGACCTGGCCGTTAAGATTCAGTATCCGGGTGTTTCGGAGAGCATCAGCAGCGACCTGGCAATGGTAAAACCCATGGCCATGAAACTGTTTAATATCCGCGGAAAAGGTTCGGATGTGTATTTTAAGGAGGTAGAAGAAAAGCTGCTTGACGAGACCAACTACCTGCTGGAGGTGGAGCAAAGCCTGGAGACCATTAAGCAGTGCAGTCACATTCCAAATTTGCGTTTTCCGAATTATTACCAAAACCTGTCGACAGAGCGTTTTATTACCATGGACTGGATTGACGGGCAGCATCTTTCGGAGTTTGCGGCCCGTAATACCGACAAAACGCTGGCAAATAAACTGGGGCAGGCGCTGTGGGATTTTTATATGTTCCAGATTCACCACCTGCGAAAGTTTCATGCCGATCCGCACCCCGGGAATTTCCTGGTGTCGGAACAGAACGAGCTGGTAGCCCTTGATTTTGGCTGTATGAAAAGCATCCCCGATTCGTTTTACATTCCGTATTTCGAGCTGGCACTGCCTGAAAACCGCAATAACCCGGAGATTTTTACCGCGAAATTGTACGAGCTGGAGATTTTGCGTAAGGACGATAGTGATGAGGAGGTGGCATTTTTTACTGAAATGTTCAGGCGCTTGCTGGGATTGTTTACCCGTCCGTTTGAATCGGAAACCTTTGATTTTTCTGATGCCAACTTTTTTAAACGCCTCAGTGATCTGGGAACGGAATATTCAAAAAATACAGAGCTGCGGAATATGAACGGAAATCGCGGATCGCGGCATTTTATTTATATGAACCGTACGTTTTTTGGCCTTTACAACCTGATGCATATGCTGAAGGCCAACAAGATTGTAATTGATAACTACCTGCCGCAAGCAAATGCAGGAAAGGTAGCCTGA